One window of Cervus elaphus chromosome 2, mCerEla1.1, whole genome shotgun sequence genomic DNA carries:
- the LOC122705528 gene encoding olfactory receptor 6M1-like — MDVQNQTTVTEFILTAFPARQKLQIFLFMALLFTYLLTLTGNGIIISLIWADYRLQTPMYFFLSNLAFLDILYTTSVTPKLLSCLLENRKIISFAGCISQTYFFFFLGTVEFILLVVMSFDRYVAICNPLRYTTIMNSRVCLLLVLGCWVGAFLSVLCPTIVVSRLPFCQKEINHFFCDIAPLLQVACIDTHFIEMINFLLSSLILLTSLVITTVSYTYIISTILRIPSAQGRQKAFSTCASHITVVSIAYGSNIFVYVRPSQSHSLEFDKVAAVLTTMMIPLLNPFIYSLRNEKVKEVLTHAVNKIISLFPRKP; from the coding sequence ATGGATGTACAGAATCAGACCACAGTGACCGAATTTATCCTGACCGCCTTCCCTGCTCGCCAGAAGCTTCAGATTTTCCTCTTCATGGCCCTCTTGTTTACTTACTTGCTCACTCTAACTGGAAATGGTATCATCATTTCCCTAATATGGGCTGATTATCGCCTCCAAACCccaatgtacttcttcctcagtaACTTAGCCTTTTTGGACATTTTATATACTACATCAGTTACCCCCAAACTGTTATCCTGTCTCCTAGAAAACAGGAAAATCATATCCTTTGCAGGCTGCATCAGCCAAACATACTTCTTCTTCTTCCTGGGGACAGTGGAGTTCATCCTGCTGGTGGTGATGTCctttgaccgctatgtggccatctgtaaccCCCTGCGCTACACCACCATCATGAACAGCAGGGTGTGCCTCCTGCTGGTTCTGGGCTGCTGGGTGGGGGCCTTCCTGTCCGTGCTCTGCCCAACTATTGTGGTGTCCAGGCTGCCCTTCTGCCAAAAGGAGATTAATCACTTCTTCTGCGACATCGCCCCCCTGCTGCAGGTGGCCTGCATAGACACTCATTTTATTGAGATGATAAACTTCCTCTTGTCTTCTCTCATCCTCCTGACCTCGCTGGTGATCACCACCGTGTCCTACACCTACATCATCTCTACCATCCTGCGCATCCCCTCGGCCCAAGGGCGTCagaaagccttctccacctgcgcTTCTCACATCACTGTCGTGTCTATTGCCTACGGGAGCAACATCTTCGTGTATGTGAGACCAAGCCAGAGTCATTCCCTGGAATTTGACAAAGTGGCTGCTGTCCTCACCACAATGATGATCCCTCTTCTGAACCCCTTTATTTACAGTCTAAGGAATGAAAAGGTAAAGGAAGTTTTGACACATGCAGTCAACAAAATTATATCCTTATTTCCCAGGAAACCTTGA
- the LOC122706374 gene encoding olfactory receptor 6M1-like has product MATRNQTTITEFTLLSFPPVEGLQTLLFVILLLVYMLTITGNIVIISLIWTNNHLQTPMYFFLSNLSFLDILFTTTIAPKLLACLLEEEKTISFAGCISQTYFYFFLGTVEFILLVVMSFDRYVAICNPLRYTIIMNSRVCLLLVLGCWVGAFLSVLCPTIVVSRLPYCTADISHFFCDIAPLLQAACIDTHFIEMISFLLSSLILLTSLLLTTVSYTYIISTIMRIPSAQGRQKAFSTCASHITVVSMAYGSNIFVYVRPNQNHSLEFDKIATVLITIVTPLLNPFIYSLRNEKVKEVLRESVSRIVLPHSKGT; this is encoded by the coding sequence ATGGCCACCAGAAACCAGACCACCATCACTGAATTCAcgcttctctcttttcctcctgtcGAGGGGCTTCAGACGTTGCTTTTTGTCATTCTCCTGCTAGTTTATATGCTCACAATAACAGGAAACATTGTCATCATTTCCTTAATATGGACCAATAATCATCTCCAAACGccaatgtacttcttcctcagtaATCTGTCATTTTTGGACATTTTATTCACAACTACTATTGCTCCAAAGTTGCTAGCTTGCCTCTTAGAGGAGGAGAAAACCATATCTTTTGCAGGCTGCATCAGCCAAACAtacttctacttcttcctggggACAGTGGAGTTCATCCTGCTGGTGGTGATGTCctttgaccgctatgtggccatctgtaaccCCCTGCGCTACACCATCATCATGAACAGCAGGGTGTGTCTCCTGCTGGTTCTGGGCTGCTGGGTGGGGGCCTTCCTGTCCGTGCTCTGCCCAACTATTGTGGTGTCCAGGCTGCCATATTGCACTGCAGATATTAGTCACTTCTTCTGCGACATTGCCCCTCTGCTGCAGGCGGCCTGCATAGACACTCATTTCATTGAAATGATAAGCTTCCTTTTGTCTTCTCTCATCCTCCTGACCTCATTGCTGCTCACCACCGTGTCCTACACCTACATCATTTCTACCATCATGCGCATCCCCTCGGCCCAAGGACGTCagaaagccttctccacctgtgctTCTCACATCACTGTCGTCTCCATGGCCTACGGGAGCAACATCTTTGTGTATGTGAGACCTAATCAGAACCACTCCCTGGAATTTGACAAGATAGCCACTGTCCTCATTACCATAGTGACTCCTCTTCTGAACCCCTTCATTTACAGCTTGAGGAACGAAAAGGTAAAGGAAGTCTTGAGAGAGTCAGTTAGCAGGATAGTTCTACCACATTCCAAAGGAACATGA